One segment of Saprospiraceae bacterium DNA contains the following:
- a CDS encoding T9SS type A sorting domain-containing protein produces the protein MFLKASNGGMLSIFTVEGKFVHQTSFTAGANRHSPNLSPGLYFFRCRLENGKVVTHRVAVQH, from the coding sequence ATGTTTTTGAAAGCATCAAATGGGGGGATGCTCAGCATCTTTACCGTAGAAGGGAAATTCGTCCATCAAACGTCATTCACGGCCGGGGCAAATAGGCATTCGCCGAACCTCTCCCCCGGGCTGTACTTTTTTCGATGCCGCTTGGAAAATGGGAAAGTTGTCACCCACAGAGTCGCCGTTCAGCATTGA
- a CDS encoding J domain-containing protein: protein MSKQLQINKNPQASQPLSKEQKRFNNYVRRIEQLRNEIEITKEQDLKLRQTGEKRVTPAEKEAIATLRELVLALDGNPHLPSLTEKQYEKFCSIISQEIERLLQTHFHHDDETLKALYEKYNPDEESWDEAMEIENEEMKDMASHFFNQMFGTNFEGSDFDDPAKMKEKIEARQAEFEAEERAREARRNQRKKTNSQLAAEAKRKAAEEAVAKTAKQIYVDLIRHFHPDKEPDEQKRLEKTEIMKQITVAYEANDHLKLLELQMTLLNERNNVFADFNESQLKYFNDVLKRQVQELEMELEMCSPDMNGNMFAMLYHPDPYIMDYRIEQHVREQKRYAKMVRNTIEGIQTVKGLKQFVKAYHIEEDSFDDIPPELLKMMGIFGR, encoded by the coding sequence ATGTCCAAACAATTGCAAATCAACAAAAACCCCCAAGCTTCCCAGCCGCTTAGCAAGGAACAAAAACGCTTCAACAACTATGTGCGCCGTATAGAGCAATTGCGCAACGAAATTGAGATAACAAAGGAACAAGACCTCAAACTACGACAAACCGGGGAAAAGCGCGTCACTCCAGCCGAAAAAGAGGCTATTGCCACCCTCCGCGAGCTGGTGCTGGCGCTTGACGGCAATCCTCATCTCCCCTCGTTGACCGAGAAACAATATGAAAAGTTCTGCTCCATTATATCGCAAGAAATCGAGCGCCTGCTGCAAACTCATTTCCATCATGACGACGAAACGTTAAAAGCGCTATACGAAAAATACAATCCCGATGAGGAATCTTGGGACGAGGCAATGGAAATAGAAAATGAAGAAATGAAGGACATGGCCTCGCATTTTTTCAATCAGATGTTCGGTACCAACTTTGAGGGCAGCGATTTTGATGACCCTGCCAAAATGAAAGAAAAGATAGAGGCGCGTCAGGCCGAATTTGAAGCCGAAGAAAGAGCGCGAGAAGCGCGTCGCAACCAGCGCAAAAAAACCAACAGCCAATTGGCCGCCGAGGCCAAGCGCAAAGCCGCAGAAGAGGCTGTGGCCAAAACTGCCAAACAGATTTATGTGGACTTGATTCGACACTTCCACCCCGACAAAGAACCCGACGAACAAAAACGCCTTGAAAAAACCGAAATCATGAAACAAATCACCGTCGCCTACGAAGCAAACGACCACCTGAAACTACTGGAGCTACAAATGACCCTGTTGAATGAACGAAACAATGTATTCGCAGACTTCAATGAAAGTCAACTCAAATACTTCAATGATGTATTAAAACGTCAAGTGCAGGAATTGGAGATGGAGTTGGAAATGTGTTCGCCCGACATGAATGGAAATATGTTCGCCATGCTCTATCATCCAGACCCCTACATCATGGACTATCGAATAGAGCAACATGTGCGAGAACAAAAAAGATATGCTAAAATGGTGCGGAACACGATAGAGGGAATACAAACCGTGAAGGGGTTGAAGCAATTTGTCAAAGCGTATCATATAGAAGAAGACAGTTTTGACGACATTCCACCTGAATTACTGAAAATGATGGGAATCTTTGGTCGCTGA
- a CDS encoding ABC transporter permease, which produces MLHNYLVLALKNLLKRRFVASINLLGLSMGIAVCVLIGLFIRHEKAYDRFHAKSERICRLNTTMKYPGASESTMPYSSYPMGPFLAETFGKEIEAFCRVVPIDQDFILQNGEHQATIRQVFAADSTFFQLFDFKFLQGEPATALSQPQSIVLTRKTAENIFQTAEALGKTLSKTYVSPYSQEDTTEHFTVSAVLENVPTQSHLQFDALLSGTKKPFWAFWNPELVRDWHVLATMTYLLLRSEQTDRAALEQQIPLALRSRMQGSEQVAHQLQPLLDIHLGSKGVSTDQISNFASLDGQYLRIFGFIGLFVLLIATVNYSNLSTILAGRRAKEIAVRKVIGASRRAVVSQFLVESVLTTGLALLLAAGLMVFARPFLQHIDYPITALEHLSNPAFLIMGITGLLMIGVLAGAYPAFFIGKTGPAHVLCGQKLTLKSKQKLIPILVTGQFAIAVALIAATVVCYRQMQFLQNADLGYSNEQIVTLDLGMSNMMKGQVLKEKLEKVPGVIGITISDQVMGKGFIQNGVRYIQDGKMEHIAIPCLAADNQFVNLYGMELVAGSGFSHDGIERGSEYLINEALARRIGWGENAVGQQISIAWQQEYGTVVGVLKDFHFNSLRHKIEPVCVRASNFANSISLKVDTKNLPHTLSEAATVWKSVVTDKPFEYKWADEQFAQVYRSETRFSRLTGLGAGLAVFIACLGLLGLVTFTAEQRVKEIGIRKVLGASVASITSLLTRDYLKLVVASFVIAFPLTYFLMEQWLQDFAYRIHIEGWMFAVAGFAAILVALLTVGFQSVRAALANPVRSLRSE; this is translated from the coding sequence ATGCTACACAACTATCTTGTGCTTGCCCTCAAAAACTTACTAAAACGACGCTTCGTGGCGAGTATCAACCTGTTGGGGTTGTCAATGGGCATTGCCGTTTGTGTGCTGATTGGTCTGTTTATCCGACACGAAAAGGCCTATGACCGATTTCACGCAAAGTCGGAGCGTATTTGCCGCCTCAATACGACGATGAAATACCCCGGCGCAAGTGAGAGCACTATGCCATATTCTTCTTATCCGATGGGGCCTTTTTTGGCCGAAACATTTGGAAAAGAGATAGAAGCCTTTTGTCGAGTGGTGCCCATTGACCAAGATTTCATTCTGCAAAATGGCGAGCATCAAGCAACCATTCGACAAGTGTTTGCGGCTGACAGCACATTTTTCCAACTATTCGATTTCAAATTTTTGCAAGGCGAACCAGCCACGGCATTGAGCCAGCCTCAAAGTATCGTGCTGACGCGAAAAACCGCTGAAAACATTTTCCAAACCGCAGAAGCGTTAGGGAAAACGCTCTCCAAAACCTATGTATCCCCATATTCTCAAGAGGATACGACCGAGCATTTTACCGTTAGCGCCGTACTGGAAAATGTGCCGACCCAATCGCATTTGCAATTCGATGCGTTGCTTTCAGGCACCAAAAAGCCATTTTGGGCCTTTTGGAACCCCGAACTGGTGCGCGACTGGCATGTATTGGCCACCATGACCTACCTCTTGCTCCGTTCGGAACAAACCGACCGCGCCGCATTGGAACAACAAATTCCTTTGGCGTTGCGCTCACGAATGCAGGGTTCAGAGCAAGTAGCACATCAGTTGCAGCCGCTGCTCGATATTCACCTCGGCTCTAAAGGTGTCTCGACTGACCAGATAAGCAATTTTGCCTCATTAGACGGGCAATACCTGCGTATATTTGGATTCATTGGTCTGTTTGTGCTGCTCATTGCGACGGTGAACTATTCCAATCTATCCACTATTTTGGCAGGGCGGAGGGCCAAAGAAATTGCCGTTCGGAAAGTAATCGGCGCCAGTCGGCGAGCAGTAGTATCACAATTCTTAGTGGAGTCGGTGCTGACAACGGGGTTGGCGTTGCTACTGGCTGCGGGACTGATGGTTTTTGCACGCCCCTTTTTACAGCATATTGACTATCCAATTACCGCATTGGAACACCTAAGCAACCCCGCCTTTCTCATAATGGGTATTACTGGCCTATTGATGATAGGCGTGTTGGCTGGTGCTTACCCTGCATTTTTTATTGGAAAAACGGGGCCTGCTCATGTTTTGTGCGGTCAAAAACTGACCTTGAAAAGCAAGCAGAAGCTCATACCCATTCTGGTGACAGGACAGTTCGCTATCGCAGTCGCGTTAATAGCGGCTACGGTCGTATGTTATCGCCAAATGCAGTTTTTACAGAATGCCGACCTTGGATACTCCAATGAGCAAATCGTGACGCTCGACCTCGGCATGTCGAACATGATGAAAGGACAAGTGCTGAAAGAAAAATTAGAAAAGGTACCCGGTGTCATTGGAATCACCATTTCGGACCAAGTAATGGGTAAAGGATTCATACAAAATGGAGTGCGCTACATACAAGATGGGAAAATGGAGCATATCGCTATTCCTTGCCTTGCTGCCGACAACCAATTCGTAAACTTGTATGGTATGGAACTCGTGGCCGGGAGCGGTTTTTCCCACGACGGCATTGAACGCGGCTCCGAATATCTAATCAACGAGGCACTCGCCCGCCGCATCGGATGGGGCGAAAATGCTGTGGGGCAGCAAATATCCATCGCATGGCAGCAAGAATATGGTACCGTAGTAGGCGTGCTTAAAGATTTTCACTTTAACTCGCTGCGCCACAAGATAGAACCAGTGTGCGTGCGGGCAAGCAATTTTGCCAACAGCATCAGCCTAAAAGTAGATACCAAGAATCTACCCCATACCCTGAGCGAGGCAGCGACCGTGTGGAAATCGGTTGTTACTGACAAACCCTTCGAATACAAATGGGCCGACGAACAGTTTGCCCAAGTGTATCGGTCAGAGACGCGATTCAGCCGCCTGACAGGCTTGGGTGCTGGATTGGCTGTATTTATCGCTTGCTTGGGCTTGCTTGGATTAGTCACTTTCACCGCTGAGCAGCGTGTGAAGGAAATCGGTATTCGCAAAGTCCTTGGTGCCAGCGTTGCAAGCATCACTTCTTTGTTGACACGCGACTACCTAAAACTTGTGGTGGCATCATTTGTCATTGCCTTTCCCCTCACCTATTTTTTGATGGAGCAGTGGCTACAGGATTTTGCCTATCGCATTCATATTGAGGGGTGGATGTTTGCAGTAGCGGGGTTCGCCGCTATTTTGGTTGCGCTGCTAACAGTGGGTTTTCAGAGCGTGCGTGCTGCGTTAGCCAATCCCGTGCGCTCGCTCCGCTCGGAATAA
- a CDS encoding DUF177 domain-containing protein, with product MNAFKAYSIPIQGLKIGIHHFKFLIDSAFFRHFEDSPVHEGEIQFDLQLDKRPDMLILDFELRGHTRVECDRCTAMIDLPLESEKQLIVKYGEDEGEEEDEVVFIHREASEFNVAKYLYEFTVLALPITNTYDCQSEPNPPCNFDVLKFLKKESDEQKPNAVWDALKGIDDN from the coding sequence ATGAACGCATTTAAAGCGTATTCCATCCCAATTCAGGGTCTAAAAATTGGAATACATCACTTCAAGTTTTTGATTGACAGCGCGTTTTTCCGCCATTTTGAGGATTCTCCCGTCCATGAAGGCGAAATCCAATTCGATTTGCAACTTGACAAACGGCCAGATATGCTCATCCTTGATTTTGAACTGAGGGGGCATACAAGAGTGGAATGTGACAGATGCACGGCGATGATTGATTTGCCCTTAGAGAGCGAAAAGCAACTCATTGTGAAATATGGCGAAGATGAAGGCGAGGAAGAAGACGAGGTGGTGTTTATCCACAGGGAAGCATCGGAGTTCAATGTAGCCAAGTACCTCTACGAATTCACGGTGCTTGCACTGCCCATAACAAACACCTATGACTGTCAGAGTGAGCCGAATCCGCCTTGCAACTTTGATGTCTTGAAATTTTTGAAGAAAGAATCCGACGAGCAAAAACCCAACGCCGTGTGGGATGCGCTCAAAGGAATTGATGATAATTAG
- a CDS encoding PadR family transcriptional regulator, translating into MDLENAKAQMRKGVLEMCVLAVISEGETYPPEIMKRLEWTNLIVKEGTLYPLLIRLKNDGLVDYIWREGEKGPPRKYFTVSEQGLQFLTELTEGWHQLVHSVNQTLKGSAAAPAENERKRKMEAPPKPLKIEPLPPDS; encoded by the coding sequence ATGGATCTGGAAAATGCGAAAGCTCAAATGCGGAAAGGCGTGCTCGAAATGTGCGTCTTGGCGGTCATCTCAGAGGGCGAGACCTATCCGCCGGAAATCATGAAACGGTTGGAATGGACCAACCTAATCGTGAAGGAAGGCACCTTGTACCCTCTGCTGATTCGACTAAAAAACGATGGGTTGGTGGACTATATCTGGCGCGAGGGTGAAAAAGGCCCTCCACGCAAATACTTCACCGTGTCCGAGCAAGGGCTTCAATTTTTGACTGAATTGACCGAAGGCTGGCATCAGCTGGTACACTCCGTCAACCAAACCCTGAAAGGTAGCGCTGCTGCCCCCGCGGAAAACGAACGCAAACGCAAAATGGAGGCTCCTCCCAAGCCCCTCAAAATCGAGCCATTGCCGCCCGATTCGTAA
- a CDS encoding Rid family detoxifying hydrolase codes for MSKQIINTPAAPMPIGPYNQAVAFNGLLYVSGQIAIEPSSGELVLDDIELETRQVLNNVKAILDAAGSSLKHVLKATVFVRDINQFSRINVVYGEFFEPSFAPARELVQVVELPKFVNIEISVVASLA; via the coding sequence ATGTCGAAACAAATCATCAACACTCCCGCTGCCCCGATGCCCATCGGCCCCTACAACCAAGCGGTTGCGTTCAACGGCCTGCTCTATGTTTCAGGCCAGATTGCAATCGAGCCAAGCTCTGGCGAACTCGTGCTCGACGACATAGAACTTGAAACGCGCCAAGTGCTGAACAACGTGAAAGCGATACTGGATGCGGCTGGGTCAAGCCTCAAGCATGTGCTGAAAGCCACGGTCTTCGTGCGCGACATCAATCAATTCAGCCGCATCAATGTTGTTTATGGCGAATTCTTCGAGCCATCTTTTGCCCCTGCGCGAGAGTTGGTGCAAGTGGTAGAATTACCCAAATTCGTAAACATCGAAATCTCCGTGGTCGCATCGTTGGCCTAA
- the rpmF gene encoding 50S ribosomal protein L32 has product MPNPKWRHSKRRKRARRTHYKLEAPNVSICKTTGEQHLFHHAYKVDGDLYYRGQVLVPGKQRSEAEA; this is encoded by the coding sequence ATGCCAAATCCTAAATGGCGGCACTCGAAGCGTCGTAAGCGCGCCCGCCGCACACACTACAAATTGGAAGCGCCCAACGTCTCGATTTGCAAGACTACTGGCGAGCAACATCTTTTCCACCACGCCTACAAAGTGGACGGAGACCTGTACTATCGCGGGCAGGTGTTGGTGCCGGGCAAGCAACGCTCGGAGGCGGAAGCATAA
- a CDS encoding Gfo/Idh/MocA family oxidoreductase — translation MKKRHSRRNFLKTTAKAAIAFTIVPRHVLGGTGHLPPSDRLNIAFIGAGGKAADSIGKLKGTERLAAFCDVDDRRAADTYQQYPDVPRFKDFRKMLDAAGRDIDAVVISTPDHTHAVATLASMQAGKHVYVEKPLTHNIREARTLLEAARKYKVVTQMGNQGASMDCNAELAEWVQAGAIGKVSRVHVWTNRPVWPQGVPTPAPGESIPSELDWDLWLGPAKERPFSARYLPFGWRGWWDFGTGALGDMGCHLIDPVYRALKLTVPTAVEASAATVWSNDFQEADYPDSCPPASIVRIEFPARNKMPACELLWYDGGVRPMRPAELGANEPFGTWDGGVLFEGTKGKILCNIFGDKATLLPTSKMKDFKKPKPTEPRYSAPSHQMVWADACKGKGKTSSPFEYAVPLTEALLIGNLAVRCYDFKKLKPGKTPTSWAPYDYPGRVRLEWDSANLRITNFEEANAFVGREYRNGWSLAT, via the coding sequence ATGAAAAAGCGCCACTCTCGCCGCAACTTCCTGAAAACCACCGCTAAAGCCGCCATCGCTTTCACCATCGTGCCGCGTCATGTGCTGGGCGGCACAGGCCACCTCCCTCCCAGCGACCGCCTTAATATCGCCTTCATTGGTGCAGGAGGAAAGGCCGCCGACAGCATCGGCAAACTCAAAGGCACCGAGAGGCTCGCCGCTTTTTGCGATGTGGACGACCGCCGTGCAGCCGACACATACCAGCAGTATCCCGATGTGCCGCGTTTCAAGGATTTTCGCAAAATGCTAGATGCCGCCGGGCGCGACATTGATGCTGTGGTCATCTCGACACCAGACCACACCCATGCCGTGGCAACTTTGGCATCCATGCAAGCAGGCAAACACGTATATGTGGAAAAACCGCTGACGCACAACATCCGTGAGGCGCGGACATTGTTGGAGGCAGCTCGAAAATACAAAGTCGTGACCCAAATGGGCAACCAAGGCGCCTCTATGGATTGCAATGCAGAATTGGCCGAATGGGTGCAAGCGGGCGCTATTGGCAAGGTCAGTCGGGTACACGTCTGGACCAATCGCCCTGTATGGCCACAGGGAGTGCCCACCCCCGCACCCGGCGAATCCATCCCCTCCGAGCTTGATTGGGACCTTTGGCTCGGTCCTGCCAAAGAGCGCCCATTTAGCGCCCGCTATCTTCCCTTTGGTTGGCGCGGCTGGTGGGATTTTGGCACCGGTGCGCTGGGCGATATGGGGTGCCATCTCATTGACCCCGTCTATCGCGCCCTCAAACTCACTGTGCCAACGGCTGTGGAGGCCAGTGCTGCCACTGTGTGGTCGAATGATTTTCAGGAAGCCGACTACCCAGATAGCTGCCCGCCAGCCTCTATTGTCAGAATCGAATTTCCCGCCCGCAACAAGATGCCCGCTTGCGAGCTGCTTTGGTACGATGGTGGCGTTCGTCCCATGCGACCAGCAGAATTAGGCGCCAACGAACCATTCGGCACTTGGGACGGCGGCGTGCTCTTCGAGGGCACAAAGGGCAAAATCCTCTGCAACATATTTGGCGACAAAGCTACTCTGTTGCCCACGTCGAAGATGAAGGATTTTAAAAAACCAAAGCCAACAGAGCCGCGCTATTCCGCGCCCTCGCACCAAATGGTATGGGCCGATGCTTGCAAAGGCAAGGGCAAAACTTCCTCTCCGTTTGAGTACGCCGTGCCATTAACGGAGGCTTTGCTGATTGGCAACCTCGCCGTGCGCTGTTACGATTTCAAAAAATTGAAACCCGGAAAAACGCCGACTTCCTGGGCGCCTTACGACTACCCGGGACGTGTCCGGCTCGAATGGGACTCCGCCAACCTGCGCATCACTAACTTCGAGGAGGCCAACGCGTTTGTGGGAAGAGAATACCGCAACGGTTGGTCGTTGGCAACATGA
- the trpS gene encoding tryptophan--tRNA ligase: MKNVLSCIQPTGDLHLGNYFGAVQNWVRLQENYQCTYGVVDYHSMTMPYKAETLRENTWKMAFYLLACGIKPENLFIQSLVPEHAELSWVLSCLTSYGELSRMTQFKDKSKQLEERSGQDVFVGAGLFVYPVLQAADILIYHADYVPIGKDQQQHLELSRDIAQRFNHQFGKEYFIHPEPLFTETPKILSPADPSKKMSKSLGEKHYINLFGEEDRIRKQIKSAVTDTGETKAGEMSPGVQNLFELLRACGNMAAFQSLMADYHAGTLKYSDLKEEVASSVAGLVNPLRERLATLQADKRNVKAQIQESSAEIRKRAQQTMREVRELTGLASLK; this comes from the coding sequence ATGAAAAACGTCCTTTCTTGTATCCAACCCACTGGCGACCTTCACCTAGGCAACTACTTTGGAGCGGTGCAAAACTGGGTACGCCTGCAAGAAAACTATCAATGCACCTACGGCGTGGTGGATTACCATTCCATGACCATGCCTTACAAAGCCGAAACGCTTCGCGAAAACACTTGGAAAATGGCGTTCTACCTCTTGGCCTGTGGCATCAAACCGGAGAACCTCTTCATCCAAAGCCTCGTGCCAGAACACGCGGAGCTCTCTTGGGTGCTGAGTTGCCTTACATCTTACGGTGAGTTGAGCCGTATGACGCAGTTCAAAGACAAGAGCAAGCAATTGGAGGAAAGAAGTGGACAAGATGTTTTCGTGGGCGCTGGTCTATTTGTTTACCCCGTGCTGCAAGCAGCGGACATTCTGATATATCATGCTGACTATGTGCCGATTGGTAAAGACCAGCAGCAGCACCTTGAGCTTTCGCGCGACATCGCTCAACGTTTCAATCACCAATTCGGAAAGGAGTATTTCATTCATCCAGAGCCTTTATTTACCGAAACCCCTAAAATACTTTCTCCTGCCGACCCCAGCAAAAAGATGAGCAAGAGCCTCGGCGAAAAGCACTACATCAATCTTTTTGGGGAAGAAGACCGTATACGAAAACAAATCAAGTCAGCGGTGACAGATACTGGCGAAACGAAGGCCGGAGAAATGAGTCCCGGCGTGCAGAATTTGTTTGAGCTCCTCCGCGCTTGTGGCAATATGGCGGCCTTCCAAAGTCTTATGGCTGACTACCACGCGGGCACATTGAAATATAGTGACTTGAAAGAAGAGGTGGCCAGCTCGGTGGCTGGATTAGTCAACCCGCTCCGCGAACGATTGGCCACCTTGCAAGCCGATAAGCGCAACGTGAAGGCACAAATTCAAGAAAGCAGTGCCGAAATCCGCAAACGCGCACAGCAGACCATGCGCGAAGTAAGAGAACTGACGGGATTGGCTTCGTTGAAATAA